A single Anopheles arabiensis isolate DONGOLA chromosome X, AaraD3, whole genome shotgun sequence DNA region contains:
- the LOC120906450 gene encoding uncharacterized protein LOC120906450, whose product MNKLLTGGLLFLLVAGSLVSGSMFGPFGPFGPAAQLPGAVGGYPGAVGGYPGAVGGLPMYPGRPGVGQLPMYPPLYPAAPMLPPTPAMPYAYGRAMPAMMPVAPPPAANLRTVASNTDVLGRLAVADLPEDLQQRAQDMQAASEQGFDACEQMLTTTGSYWQYKRCNALQLRTVLTAAKALEQEATARSAAAAAAAAATPAAAGEQVAVPAQA is encoded by the coding sequence ATGAACAAGCTACTCACCGGTGGACTACTGTTCCTGCTCGTGGCCGGCTCGCTCGTTTCCGGCTCGATGTTTGGCCCGTTCGGACCGTTCGGTCCGGCCGCTCAGCTGCCGGGCGCAGTCGGCGGCTATCCTGGTGCAGTCGGCGGCTATCCGGGCGCAGTCGGTGGTTTGCCGATGTACCCGGGCCGCCCAGGCGTTGGACAGCTGCCCATGTACCCGCCGCTCTACCCAGCCGCACCGATGCTGCCCCCGACGCCGGCCATGCCGTACGCTTACGGTCGCGCCATGCCGGCGATGATGCCAGTTGCGCCCCCACCGGCAGCCAACCTGCGCACCGTTGCCTCGAACACCGACGTGCTGGGACGGTTGGCTGTGGCCGACCTGCCCGAGGATTTGCAGCAGCGCGCCCAGGACATGCAGGCCGCCAGCGAGCAGGGCTTCGACGCCTGCGAACAGATGCTGACGACGACCGGCTCCTACTGGCAGTACAAGCGCTGCAATGCGCTCCAGCTGCGCACCGTCCTGACCGCGGCGAAGGCTCTCGAGCAGGAAGCTACGGCACGctcggccgccgccgccgccgctgccgccgccaccccCGCCGCTGCTGGTGAGCAGGTTGCCGTACCGGCGCAAGCCTAA